Proteins found in one Drosophila innubila isolate TH190305 chromosome X, UK_Dinn_1.0, whole genome shotgun sequence genomic segment:
- the LOC117793600 gene encoding U1 small nuclear ribonucleoprotein A isoform X2: protein MDVRPNQTIYINNLNEKIKKEELKKSLYAIFSQFGQILDIVALTTLKMRGQAFVIFKEIGSASNALRTMQGFPFYDKPMRIGYSKTDSDIVAKLKGTYKERPKKVKPPKPAPGVDDKKDKKKKPTSAENSNPNTQTEQPPNQILFLTNLPEETNEMMLSMLFNQFPGFKEVRLVPNRHDIAFVEFTTELQSNAAKEALQGFKITPTHAMKITFAKK from the exons atggATGTACGGCCAAATCAAACAATTTACATAAACAATCTGAACGAGAAGATTAAGAAGGAGGAGCTAAAGAAATCGCTCTATGCGATTTTCTCACAATTTGGTCAAATTCTTGATATTGTGGCATTGACAACATTGAAAATGCGTGGACAGgcatttgttatatttaaggAAATTGGCAGTGCATCGAATGCATTGCGCACAATGCAGGGATTCCCATTCTATGATAAACCCATGCGCATTGGTTACTCCAAAACCGATTCCGATATTGTGGCCAAATTGAAGGGCACCTACAAGGAGCGACCCAAGAAGGTGAAACCGCCAAAACCGGCACCGGGAGTCGATGACAAAAA ggacaagaagaagaagccaaCGAGCGCAGAGAACTCGAATCCAAATACACAAACTGAGCAGCCACCAAATCAAATTCTCTTCCTTACCAATTTACCGGAGGAGACCAATGAAATGATGCTATCCATGTTGTTCAATCAATTCCCCGGATTTAAAGAGGTGCGTCTGGTGCCAAATCGTCATGATATCGCCTTTGTGGAGTTCACCACCGAACTGCAGAGCAATGCCGCCAAAGAAGCGCTCCAAGGATTCAAAATAACCCCAACGCATGCGatgaaaattacttttgccaaaaagtaa
- the LOC117793403 gene encoding thioredoxin-1 produces MSTLSTIRSLNDFQKRIEAADNKIVVLDFYATWCGPCKDIEKTVKSLSRQYADKALFMKINVDKYEELVQKYKVRSMPTFVFLKGNRRVGSIVGADEHKLVHLMAKLAK; encoded by the coding sequence ATGAGTACACTGAGCACAATTCGCAGCCTCAACGATTTCCAGAAGCGCATCGAAGCTGCCGATAATAAAATCGTTGTGCTCGATTTCTATGCCACTTGGTGTGGACCATGCAAAGATATTGAAAAGACGGTAAAATCACTATCACGCCAATATGCAGACAAGGCGCTCTTCATGAAGATCAATGTGGACAAATACGAGGAACTGGTTCAAAAGTACAAAGTTCGCAGCATGCCGACATTCGTATTCCTCAAGGGCAATCGACGAGTGGGCAGCATTGTTGGTGCCGATGAACACAAACTGGTTCACTTGATGGCAAAACTCGCTAAATGA
- the LOC117793600 gene encoding U1 small nuclear ribonucleoprotein A isoform X1 has product MDVRPNQTIYINNLNEKIKKEELKKSLYAIFSQFGQILDIVALTTLKMRGQAFVIFKEIGSASNALRTMQGFPFYDKPMRIGYSKTDSDIVAKLKGTYKERPKKVKPPKPAPGVDDKNRDKKKKPTSAENSNPNTQTEQPPNQILFLTNLPEETNEMMLSMLFNQFPGFKEVRLVPNRHDIAFVEFTTELQSNAAKEALQGFKITPTHAMKITFAKK; this is encoded by the exons atggATGTACGGCCAAATCAAACAATTTACATAAACAATCTGAACGAGAAGATTAAGAAGGAGGAGCTAAAGAAATCGCTCTATGCGATTTTCTCACAATTTGGTCAAATTCTTGATATTGTGGCATTGACAACATTGAAAATGCGTGGACAGgcatttgttatatttaaggAAATTGGCAGTGCATCGAATGCATTGCGCACAATGCAGGGATTCCCATTCTATGATAAACCCATGCGCATTGGTTACTCCAAAACCGATTCCGATATTGTGGCCAAATTGAAGGGCACCTACAAGGAGCGACCCAAGAAGGTGAAACCGCCAAAACCGGCACCGGGAGTCGATGACAAAAA CAGggacaagaagaagaagccaaCGAGCGCAGAGAACTCGAATCCAAATACACAAACTGAGCAGCCACCAAATCAAATTCTCTTCCTTACCAATTTACCGGAGGAGACCAATGAAATGATGCTATCCATGTTGTTCAATCAATTCCCCGGATTTAAAGAGGTGCGTCTGGTGCCAAATCGTCATGATATCGCCTTTGTGGAGTTCACCACCGAACTGCAGAGCAATGCCGCCAAAGAAGCGCTCCAAGGATTCAAAATAACCCCAACGCATGCGatgaaaattacttttgccaaaaagtaa
- the LOC117783695 gene encoding ras-related protein Rab-39B: MVEPIFDYQFRLILIGDSTVGKSSLLKFFTDGKFAELSDPTVGVDFFARLIEMKDGTQIKLQLWDTAGQERFRSITKSYYRNSVGVLLVYDISNYASFEHIPLWMMEARRHIEPHVPVFALVGCKLDLVNAGGHREVSTEDGQVFAKLHGLHFVETSARTGANVEEAFRMVTQEVYARIRSGEYKAEDGWDGIKSGFARPNSQDFNLVVAEPEKSSCC, from the exons ATGGTTGAGCCAATCTTTGATTATCAATTTCGTTTAATATTAATCGGCGACAGCACAGTGGGCAAAAGTTCACTGCTCAAATTCTTCACAGATGGAAAATTTGCCGAG ctgtcaGATCCCACAGTGGGCGTTGATTTTTTCGCCCGCCTGATTGAGATGAAAGATGGCACACAGATCAAACTGCAGCTGTGGGATACGGCCGGACAGGAGCGTTTCCGTTCAATTACAAAATCCTATTATCGCAATTCCGTTGGCGTTCTACTCGTCTATGATATATCGAATTATGCCAGCTTTGAGCATATACCACTTTGGATGATGGAGGCGCGTCGCCATATTGAGCCGCATGTTCCGGTTTTTGCATTGGTCGGCTGCAAATTGGATCTGGTCAATGCCGGCGGACATCGTGAGGTGTCGACGGAGGATGGACAGGTGTTTGCCAAATTGCATggtttgcattttgttgaaaCTTCCGCGCGCACCGGCGCCAATGTGGAGGAAGCTTTCCGGATGGTCACACAGGAGGTGTACGCCCGTATACGGTCCGGTGAATACAAGGCCGAGGATGGCTGGGATGGCATCAAGTCCGGTTTTGCGAGGCCCAACAGTCAGGACTTTAATCTCGTTGTCGCTGAGCCAGAGAAATCGTCCTGCTGTTGA
- the LOC117790420 gene encoding mitochondrial import receptor subunit TOM40 homolog 1: MGNVLAASSGIESTTARSNSVAASLGLPEPTSSSSPTSSLSSQLHTEAAALIAADVSDVGKDKTLENPGTVEELHKKCKDVQAITFEGAKIMLNKGLSNHFQVSHTINMSTTVPSGYRFGATYVGTKQYSPTEAFPVLLGDIDPSGNLNANVIHQFSSRLRCKFASQIQESKVMATQLSTDYRGNDFTASLTLGNPSIFTNSGVIVGQYLQSVTQRTALGAEVAYQYGPNVPGRQIAIVSALGRYSNGDSVWSGTLGPSGLHLCYYQKASEQLQIGVEVETSLRMQESVATIAYQIDLPKADLVFRGSIDSNWHISGVLEKRLQPLPFSFTLSGRMNHVKNNFKLGCGLMIG; encoded by the exons ATGGGTAACGTGCTAGCGGCTTCATCCGGCATCGAGTCAACAACGGCGCGCAGCAACAGTGTTGCAGCCAGTTTGGGATTGCCGGaaccaacatcatcatcatcaccaacatcatcattatcatcgcAATTGCATACAGAGGCAGCCGCATTAATTGCGGCCGATGTGAGCGATGTGGGCAAGGATAAAACACTGGAGAATCCCGGCACTGTCGAGGAATTGCACAAGAAATGCAAAG ATGTACAGGCCATCACCTTTGAGGGCGCCAAGATCATGCTGAACAAAGGTCTGAGCAATCATTTTCAGGTATCGCACACGATCAACATGAGCACCACGGTGCCGAGTGGTTATCGCTTTGGCGCCACCTATGTGGGCACTAAGCAGTACAGCCCCACCGAGGCATTCCCGGTGCTACTGGGCGATATTGATCCATCCGGAAATCTGAATGCCAATGTTATACATCAGTTTTCGTCGCGTTTGCGTTGCAAGTTTGCATCGCAG ATTCAGGAATCAAAAGTGATGGCCACACAGCTGAGCACAGATTATCGAGGCAATGATTTTACCGCATCCCTCACATTGGGCAATCCCAGTATATTTACCAATTCCGGCGTTATTGTTGGCCAATATCTGCAATCGGTAACACAACGCACCGCCCTCGGTGCCGAGGTGGCCTATCAATACGGTCCAAATGTGCCCGGACGTCAGATAGCCATTGTTTCGGCGCTGGGACGCTATTCGAATGGCGATTCCGTTTGGTCCGGCACATTAGGGCCAAGTGGACTCCATTTGTGCTATTACCAAAAGGCCAGCGAGCAACTACAAATCGGCGTCGAAGTGGAAACAAGTTTGCGTATGCAGGAATCCGTTGCCACAATTGCCTATCAAATTGATTTACCCAAAGCGGATTTGGTTTTCAGAG GCTCCATTGATTCAAATTGGCATATTTCGGGTGTGCTGGAAAAGCGTTTACAACCGTTGCCATTTTCCTTTACGTTGAGTGGACGCATGAATCATGTGAAGAATAACTTTAAGCTCGGCTGTGGACTAATGATTGGTTAG
- the LOC117793402 gene encoding uncharacterized protein LOC117793402: MSYQIKRTPYYRRIFNNSRRNGQLQRLREEYERIQEFNDRTIELKMRQVRLKRLFREIEDINESPSSSNQQQQHHGLTPLPLTPEAQLEQQRRLRLESLERARELGQEMSRRNAELAENGNGFYLRSELRSTAKSRAADAARREAQERRQRAARRISYGNAQSRSNIKRIAQRRQRQEVIDSLLYANDNNRSTQLVAELSQSPSQAEQQLHPDLIKRSMLQQRLQYGNSRSTNNMMRSQIAAAQRVINCISLPPSQSQQAALPAELENRCRARQLEMEYQHSPSINDNRMRSNNINRDVPLEMAYQQLPTIDNSDNNNRNALNFESESEMQTAMLPPTEPSQLSDDDNMPTTSHKINPKITTDVATISGFQSPRPSLVLRDSHTPSERASERWHRISLTLPWFKVLAPVGPHDMPSSQLPQSISISIAEELPDSSNATTTTTTTATSGTSDNYHSFRGASLLQEDLMQIMELSDSQATVPVPLQVEPPVRRTFGN, encoded by the exons ATGTCATATCAAATCAAGCGCACGCCATATTATCGGCGCATTTTCAATAATAGCCGCCGTAACGGACAGCTGCAGCGTTTACGGGAGGAATACGAGCGCATTCAGGAGTTCAATGATCGCACCATCGAGCTGAAGATGCGTCAGGTGCGTCTCAAGCGTTTGTTCCGTGAAATCGAGGATATCAATGAGTCGCCAAGCAGctcaaatcaacaacaacaacatcacgGATTAACCCCGCTGCCCCTTACGCCGGAGGCGCAACTGGAGCAGCAGCGTCGCTTGCGTCTGGAGTCGCTGGAGCGTGCCCGTGAGTTGGGCCAGGAGATGTCACGCCGTAATGCGGAGCTGGCGGAAAATGGCAACGGTTTCTATTTGCGCAGCGAATTGCGCTCTACGGCCAAATCGCGTGCAGCGGATGCGGCACGGCGGGAGGCGCAGGAGCGACGCCAACGTGCCGCACGGCGTATCAGTTACGGCAATGCACAATCCCGCTCAAATATCAAACGCATTGCGCAGCGTCGACAGCGCCAAGAAGTCATCGATTCATTGCTGTATGCCAACGATAATAATCGATCGACACAGCTAGTGGCGGAACTATCGCAGTCGCCATCGCAGGCAGAGCAGCAACTGCATCCGGATTTAATCAAACGCTCGATGCTGCAGCAGCGACTGCAATATGGCAACTCTCGCTCCACCAACAACATGATGCGCAGTCAAATTGCTGCCGCGCAGCGTGTGATCAACTGCATCTCGCTGccgccgtcgcagtcgcagcaggCAGCGCTGCCTGCAGAGCTTGAGAATCGGTGCAG GGCCAGACAATTGGAGATGGAATACCAGCATTCGCCTAGTATCAATGACAATCGCATGCGAAGCAATAATATTAATCGTGATGTGCCCCTGGAGATGGCATACCAGCAGTTGCCTACAATCGATAACAGCGATAACAACAATCGAAATGCGTTAAATTTTGAATCGGAATCGGAGATGCAAACGGCAATGTTGCCGCCAACAGAGCCGTCCCAGTTGAGTGACGACGATAACATGCCCACCACCAGTCACAAGATTAATCCCAAGATAACCACCGATGTGGCAACCATAAGTGGCTTTCAATCACCGCGGCCAAGTCTCGTACTGAGAGATTCGCACACTCCATCGGAAAGGGCTTCGGAACGCTGGCATCGCATCTCGTTAACACTGCCCTGGTTCAAGGTACTAGCTCCTGTGGGACCCCATGATATGCCATCGTCACAGCTGCCCCAGAGCATTAGCATCTCCATTGCCGAAGAGTTGCCAGATAGCagcaatgcaacaacaacaacaactacaacggcGACTAGCGGTACTTCCGATAATTATCATAGCTTCAGGGGTGCATCATTGCTGCAGGAGGATCTCATGCAGATCATGGAATTGAGCGATAGTCAGGCTACGGTTCCGGTTCCGCTTCAGGTTGAGCCTCCTGTGCGTCGTACGTTTGGCAATTAG
- the LOC117789179 gene encoding thioredoxin-T yields the protein MVHVVQSKEDFEQQLSNAGDKLIVIDFCANWCGPCKIIAPKLEELAAQYTERAVVLKVNVDENEEITLEYNITSMPTFVFIKNGEVLDIFVGGNSDKLAKSMEKYVGDADEPDELQQQQQQVDSASASDSAVSGSTMGEIDEEPGNGNVDDMTREISIPNAINDERVLEN from the coding sequence ATGGTTCATGTGGTACAGAGCAAAGAGGATTTTGAGCAGCAATTGTCGAACGCTGGCGACAAACTAATCGTTATCGATTTCTGTGCCAACTGGTGTGGACCATGTAAAATAATCGCACCCAAATTGGAAGAATTGGCTGCCCAATATACGGAACGTGCCGTTGTGCTCAAGGTCAATGTGGATGAGAATGAGGAGATCACTTTGGAGTATAATATAACCAGTATGCCGAcatttgtgtttattaaaaatggtGAAGTACTCGATATATTTGTCGGTGGCAATTCCGATAAATTGGCCAAATCGATGGAGAAATATGTGGGCGATGCCGATGAACCCGAtgaattgcaacaacaacaacaacaagtggattcggcatcggcatcggatAGTGCCGTTAGTGGTAGTACAATGGGTGAAATCGATGAGGAGcctggaaatggaaatgttgACGATATGACACGGGAAATATCGATACCAAATGCCATCAACGATGAGCGCGTTCTGGAGAACTAA